A section of the Paralichthys olivaceus isolate ysfri-2021 chromosome 16, ASM2471397v2, whole genome shotgun sequence genome encodes:
- the bcl6ab gene encoding BCL6A transcription repressor b, with amino-acid sequence MHRVSRKLLQDCDSMATDGCIQFTRHAGDVLLNFNRLRSRNILTDVTIQVDGQHFHAHKAILVACSGFFYSVFMNPANADLSAISLDPKVDPKGFSILLDFMYSSCLNLKDSLVLATMNTAIYLQMEHVVDTCHRFINSRHHSLNMQPGVVQTNSLHLAEEIPASRPVDDKEPDFRNNHTSTSSPFQECRGTIPNVFRGINTSGSYHVYGDIHSHDGKIEDPHKITTLPRGSSLSQTQCLQLPNTSMAHSESTTMLSHPVPSHPSCPTNIIQPAGDHVSNHAAPMEEENIQHPQTSCLRLCPGFSKGVICSPQSPLRSDCQPNSPTESSSSRNASLSLKQPSDYSTDTKARNWKKYKFIVMNQTPEENDKESQGGNAEATSLSPMLSPCRSVGTGGDSEVQSDEGASEHREDNPKSGDSCGSSTCSSISHRRCSSCGCDSPQRMEMGHLSPDSYSRDESTKLHSEFSSSSCENNTYFCNGCDFKFTDEDSLKDHMVQVHSDKPYKCDCCQAAFRYKGNLASHKTVHTGSKPYHCNICGAQFNRPANLKTHTRIHSGEKPYKCETCGSRFVQVAHLRAHVLIHTGEKPYPCEICGTHFRHLQTLKSHMRIHTGEKPYHCEKCDLHFRHKSQLRLHLRQKHGAVTNTKAQYRRSPSNIATGLVTSC; translated from the exons ATGCACAGAGTTTCGAGGAAACTTTTACAAG ATTGCGACAGCATGGCCACAGATGGCTGTATTCAATTCACACGCCACGCAGGTGACGTGCTGCTCAACTTCAACCGTCTCCGCAGCAGGAACATTCTGACCGATGTCACCATACAGGTGGATGGGCAGCACTTTCATGCTCACAAGGCCATCTTGGTGGCCTGCAG TGGCTTCTTTTATTCCGTGTTCATGAACCCAGCTAATGCAGACCTTAGTGCCATCAGCTTAGACCCCAAAGTGGACCCCAAGGGTTTCTCCATCCTGCTGGATTTCATGTACTCATCCTGTCTGAACCTCAAAGACAGTCTGGTCCTGGCCACCATGAACACAGCCATCTATCTCCAGATGGAACACGTGGTTGATACCTGCCATAGGTTCATCAACTCCAG GCATCACTCTCTGAATATGCAGCCTGGAGTGGTACAGACCAACTCATTACATCTGGCTGAGGAGATCCCTGCTTCGAGGCCTGTCGATGACAAAGAGCCAGACTTTAGAAACAACCACACTTCAACCTCCTCCCCTTTCCAGGAGTGCCGGGGCACCATTCCCAATGTTTTCAGGGGAATCAACACATCTGGCTCCTATCATGTCTATGGAGACATCCATAGCCATGATGGGAAAATTGAAGACCCCCATAAGATTACTACCCTTCCCAGAGGTAGCTCTTTGTCCCAAACCCAATGCTTGCAGTTACCCAATACCAGCATGGCTCACAGTGAATCCACCACCATGCTCTCTCACCCGGTGCCATCACACCCCAGTTGCCCCACAAATATCATCCAACCAGCAGGAGACCACGTGAGCAATCATGCTGCTCCAATGGaggaagaaaacattcagcACCCACAAACCAGTTGCCTGAGGTTGTGTCCGGGCTTTAGCAAAGGTGTGATTTGTAGCCCCCAGAGCCCACTCAGATCTGACTGTCAGCCAAACTCACCTAccgagtccagcagcagcagaaatgcaAGCCTGAGCCTCAAACAGCCCTCTGACTACTCAACAGACACCAAGGCCCGCAACTGGAAGAAGTACAAGTTCATCGTCATGAACCAAACTCCTGAAGAGAATGACAAAGAGTCTCAGGGAGGCAACGCCGAAGCTACATCCCTGTCCCCAATGCTGAGCCCCTGCAGGAGTGTTGGAACAGGTGGAGACAGTGAGGTCCAGTCAGACGAGGGAGCCAGCGAGCACAGAGAAGACAACCCCAAGAGTGGTGACAGCTGCGGCAGCAGCACATGCAGCAGCATCAG CCACCGCAGATGTTCCTCCTGTGGCTGTGACAGCCCTCAGCGCATGGAGATGGGTCACCTGTCTCCAGACTCATACAGCAGAGATGAAAGTACCAAACTACACTCAGAgttttcctcctccagctgtg aaaacaacacCTACTTCTGCAATGGTTGTGACTTCAAGTTCACAGATGAAGATTCCCTCAAAGATCACATGGTCCAGGTCCACAGTGATAAGCCATACAAGTGTGACTGCTGCCAGGCCGCGTTCCGTTACAAGGGCAACCTGGCCAGCCACAAAACAGTTCATACTG GTTCGAAGCCGTACCATTGCAACATCTGTGGTGCTCAGTTCAACCGACCAGCCAACCTCAAAACTCACACCCGCATCCACTCTGGAGAAAAGCCATACAAGTGTGAGACGTGTGGATCCCGATTTGttcaa GTGGCCCATCTTCGCGCTCATGTGTTAATTCACACCGGAGAGAAGCCCTACCCTTGCGAGATCTGTGGAACACACTTCCGCCACCTTCAGACGCTTAAGAGCCACATGCGCATTCACACCGGAGAAAAGCCTTATCAT tGTGAAAAATGTGACCTCCACTTCAGACACAAGAGTCAGCTGAGGCTTCATCTCCGACAGAAACACGGCGCAGTCACCAACACCAAGGCTCAGTATCGCAGGAGTCCCAGCAACATCGCCACAGGCCTGGTGACTTCCTGCTGA